The Acidimicrobiia bacterium genome includes a region encoding these proteins:
- the smpB gene encoding SsrA-binding protein SmpB, whose protein sequence is MAQENDRIIASNRLARRNYELFDTWEAGLVLQGSEVKSLREAKVQISEAFGRAEGGQLWLVGLHISPYRNSGNEAFGHDPDRQKKLLLHRREISRITDRLDRDGLTLVPLSLYFKNGRAKIEVALARGRATYDKRHALAKRDAEREAQRAMGRQRRGL, encoded by the coding sequence ATGGCGCAAGAAAATGATCGGATTATCGCTTCGAACCGTTTAGCGCGCCGCAACTACGAACTCTTTGACACTTGGGAAGCAGGGCTAGTTCTGCAAGGCAGCGAAGTTAAATCTTTACGTGAAGCCAAAGTCCAAATCTCAGAAGCTTTTGGCCGAGCCGAAGGAGGCCAACTCTGGCTGGTGGGTTTACACATTTCCCCTTACCGCAATAGCGGCAACGAAGCTTTTGGCCACGACCCCGACCGCCAAAAAAAGCTTTTGTTGCATCGCCGGGAGATTTCTCGCATAACCGACCGCCTGGACCGTGACGGTCTGACCTTGGTGCCCCTGTCGCTTTATTTTAAAAACGGCCGAGCCAAGATTGAGGTGGCTTTAGCCCGAGGCCGAGCCACCTACGACAAGCGTCATGCCTTAGCTAAACGCGATGCCGAGCGGGAAGCCCAGCGAGCCATGGGTCGCCAAAGACGCGGCCTTTAA
- a CDS encoding M67 family peptidase — translation MNDDLLVLTADAHQSMIAHALAGLPHEACGLFAGPGDGLMVDQFFPMTNAAASREIYVLDGNEMLEVEAQVDADQRTLVGVMHSHTHTTAYPSPTDVADAGRFDPFGAWIFVIVSLKHPEAVLRAYRILDGLITEVSVVVDHG, via the coding sequence ATGAACGATGACCTTTTGGTGCTTACTGCAGATGCCCATCAATCCATGATCGCCCACGCATTGGCTGGGTTGCCTCATGAAGCCTGCGGCCTTTTTGCCGGCCCCGGTGATGGTTTGATGGTGGATCAGTTTTTTCCGATGACTAACGCGGCTGCTTCGCGTGAGATTTATGTGCTGGATGGCAACGAAATGCTTGAGGTAGAAGCCCAAGTGGATGCTGATCAGCGCACGCTGGTAGGGGTCATGCATAGCCATACCCACACCACGGCCTATCCGTCGCCCACTGATGTGGCGGATGCCGGTCGGTTCGATCCTTTTGGGGCGTGGATATTCGTCATTGTGTCGCTTAAGCACCCTGAAGCGGTGTTGCGGGCTTACCGCATTTTGGACGGCCTGATCACTGAGGTGTCGGTTGTGGTGGACCACGGTTAG
- a CDS encoding pyridoxal-phosphate dependent enzyme — MAVYSSVLELIGNTPMVDVSCLSPNPLVRIFAKLESQNPAGSVKDRIAKAMVDEAEKDGTLTPGCTIIEPSSGNTGIALAMISRLRGYHLKVVLPENVSVERRQMLKVFGAEIIDSPGEEGSNGAVRMAQHLAEQNPSWVFLYQYANHANPQTHYATTGPEILADVPDLTHFVAGLGTSGTLMGVGSYLKEQRPEVKVLAVEPPAGELVQGLRSLDDGYIPPIYEKWGGDDILDGKRIVRPRESIMGTRRLASECGIFAGISAGAAVAGAIKVAEDLPNGESATVVIVVSDGGWKYLSTGTWTDDLDQAAAQADNTIYF, encoded by the coding sequence ATGGCGGTTTATTCCTCAGTACTGGAACTCATAGGCAACACCCCCATGGTGGACGTTTCATGTCTTAGCCCGAACCCGCTTGTACGTATTTTTGCCAAACTAGAAAGCCAAAACCCTGCCGGGTCAGTTAAAGACCGCATAGCAAAGGCCATGGTGGACGAAGCGGAAAAAGACGGAACCCTCACCCCAGGCTGCACCATTATTGAGCCTTCTTCGGGTAACACCGGCATTGCTTTGGCTATGATTTCTCGCCTCCGTGGGTACCACCTCAAGGTGGTGCTTCCCGAAAATGTTTCTGTAGAGCGACGACAAATGCTCAAAGTCTTTGGTGCCGAAATTATTGACTCGCCGGGCGAAGAAGGGTCCAATGGTGCGGTGCGAATGGCGCAACACCTCGCCGAACAAAACCCATCGTGGGTGTTTCTTTACCAATACGCCAACCACGCCAACCCGCAAACCCATTACGCCACCACCGGCCCAGAAATATTGGCCGACGTGCCCGACCTCACCCACTTCGTGGCCGGCCTCGGTACCAGCGGCACCCTCATGGGGGTGGGGAGCTACCTCAAGGAGCAGCGACCCGAGGTAAAAGTTTTGGCGGTAGAACCCCCAGCAGGGGAGTTGGTGCAAGGCCTGCGCAGTCTTGACGACGGGTACATTCCGCCGATTTACGAAAAATGGGGAGGCGACGACATTTTGGACGGCAAACGAATAGTGCGTCCCCGAGAGTCAATCATGGGCACGCGCCGACTGGCCAGCGAATGCGGCATTTTTGCTGGCATTTCTGCCGGGGCCGCCGTAGCGGGTGCCATCAAAGTAGCAGAAGACCTGCCCAACGGAGAAAGTGCCACCGTAGTCATCGTGGTAAGTGACGGCGGATGGAAGTATCTTTCCACCGGTACTTGGACCGACGACCTTGATCAGGCCGCCGCTCAAGCCGACAACACCATCTACTTCTAA
- a CDS encoding ribonuclease PH, whose product MRPDGRQNNELRPLTFERDFTEMALGSCLVSFGRTRVLCTASVNDRVPPWLRNTGQGWVTAEYAMLPGSSPERVRRKTSGRSQEIQRLIGRSLRAVVDLDALGEREVTVDCDVLQADGGTRTASICGGYVALHDAFTRLVASGEIAANPLNEELAAISVGIIEGEVRLDLPYIEDAAAEVDFNVVMNGSGHFVEVQGTAEGATFNREQLDGLVDMAASGITTIVEAQRAVLAQPPAPRS is encoded by the coding sequence GTGCGACCCGACGGCCGACAAAACAACGAACTACGTCCCTTGACCTTCGAACGAGACTTCACCGAAATGGCTTTAGGGTCCTGCTTGGTTTCTTTCGGCCGCACCCGGGTTTTATGTACCGCTTCGGTAAACGACCGAGTGCCGCCCTGGCTACGCAACACCGGCCAAGGCTGGGTAACCGCCGAATACGCCATGCTGCCCGGCTCAAGCCCCGAACGGGTACGTCGTAAAACCTCGGGCCGGAGCCAAGAAATTCAGCGCTTAATCGGCCGTTCTTTACGGGCCGTAGTTGACCTTGATGCCTTGGGCGAACGAGAAGTAACCGTCGATTGTGATGTTCTTCAAGCCGACGGTGGCACCCGTACCGCATCAATCTGTGGCGGCTACGTTGCCCTGCACGATGCCTTCACCCGTTTGGTGGCATCCGGAGAAATAGCAGCCAACCCACTTAACGAAGAACTGGCAGCCATCTCGGTGGGCATCATCGAAGGCGAAGTACGACTCGACCTTCCTTACATCGAAGACGCCGCCGCCGAAGTGGACTTCAACGTAGTCATGAACGGTTCAGGCCACTTTGTAGAAGTCCAAGGAACCGCCGAAGGAGCAACCTTCAACCGGGAACAACTCGACGGGTTAGTAGACATGGCTGCTTCGGGCATCACCACCATCGTGGAAGCCCAGCGAGCGGTATTGGCGCAACCACCAGCACCTCGAAGCTAA
- the rdgB gene encoding RdgB/HAM1 family non-canonical purine NTP pyrophosphatase produces the protein MSLLQLVVASANPDKVAEMALVLEGIVDLLPRPKNVPEVEEDQDTLEGNARLKAQAITHATGLPALADDTGLFVDALGGAPGVWSARYAGEQATYQDNVDKLLKELTGVAPERRTARFQTVVLLCFPDGTEITATGTVEGRIAQQEQGQQGFGYDPLFVPVEGDGRSFAEMGDEKHALSHRGRSLRSFARQLDALKSS, from the coding sequence GTGAGTCTTTTGCAGTTGGTGGTAGCCAGCGCCAACCCCGACAAAGTGGCCGAAATGGCTCTAGTTCTTGAGGGGATAGTGGACCTTCTGCCTCGGCCTAAAAATGTGCCCGAGGTAGAAGAAGACCAAGACACCCTAGAAGGCAACGCACGGCTAAAAGCCCAGGCCATTACCCACGCCACCGGCTTGCCGGCGCTGGCCGACGACACCGGTTTGTTCGTTGACGCCTTAGGTGGAGCCCCCGGTGTGTGGTCGGCTCGTTACGCCGGAGAACAAGCGACCTACCAAGACAACGTAGACAAACTATTAAAAGAACTTACGGGAGTAGCACCCGAGCGCCGCACCGCCCGCTTTCAAACGGTGGTTCTTTTGTGCTTCCCCGACGGCACCGAAATAACGGCCACCGGCACAGTCGAAGGCCGTATCGCCCAACAAGAACAAGGACAGCAAGGGTTTGGTTACGACCCGTTGTTTGTACCCGTCGAAGGCGATGGACGTTCGTTCGCCGAAATGGGAGACGAAAAACATGCGCTTTCTCATCGAGGGCGATCCTTACGGTCATTCGCCCGACAACTCGATGCACTAAAATCTAGTTAG